A single window of Archangium gephyra DNA harbors:
- a CDS encoding carbonic anhydrase, translated as MKKLVQGLLDFQRHSLPAYRATFARLAHGQAPDCLFIACSDSRVVPNLFASTNPGDLFVMRNVGNMVPPSDSAGLSLSDRSEAAALEFSLLTLPVKDIVVCGHSGCGAMKAILSGYNDQKTPNLSSWLDVGRPALAAYERGGKLGEGLPGHDRLSQYSVLQQLEHLKTYPLVRERLAAGTVRLHGWWFDIGQARVHAYRPDLERFTPIDELEGERMLKELERDSGVEEASHSAA; from the coding sequence ATGAAGAAACTCGTTCAGGGACTCCTCGACTTCCAGCGGCACAGCCTTCCCGCCTACCGCGCCACCTTCGCGCGGCTGGCCCATGGACAGGCTCCCGACTGTCTCTTCATCGCCTGCTCGGACAGCCGGGTGGTGCCCAACCTCTTCGCGTCCACCAACCCGGGTGACCTCTTCGTCATGCGCAACGTGGGCAACATGGTGCCCCCCTCGGACTCCGCGGGCCTGTCGCTGAGCGACCGCTCCGAGGCCGCGGCCCTGGAGTTCTCCCTGCTCACCCTGCCGGTGAAGGACATCGTGGTGTGCGGCCACTCCGGCTGCGGCGCCATGAAGGCCATCCTCTCGGGGTACAACGACCAGAAGACGCCCAACCTCAGCAGCTGGCTGGACGTGGGCCGTCCCGCCCTGGCCGCCTACGAGCGCGGTGGGAAGCTGGGCGAGGGGCTGCCCGGGCATGACCGGCTCAGCCAGTACAGCGTGCTGCAGCAGCTCGAGCACCTGAAGACCTACCCCCTGGTGCGCGAGCGGCTGGCGGCCGGCACCGTGCGGCTGCACGGCTGGTGGTTCGACATCGGCCAGGCCCGGGTGCACGCCTACCGCCCGGACCTCGAGCGCTTCACCCCCATCGACGAGCTGGAGGGGGAGCGGATGCTCAAGGAGCTGGAGCGGGACAGCGGCGTGGAAGAGGCGTCCCACTCCGCCGCCTGA
- a CDS encoding pentapeptide repeat-containing protein, with the protein MDAQRLAREDFFENETFTDLDLQGGDLGQKEFYRCTFQRCQLQESRWKQSKLESCVFSDCDLSRAQLPSTGLRGVRFEGSKLMGMDWTPVSSNPEVEFDNCVLRYTSFVGLSLRKTAFLRCSALEANFFDLDLTEADFSGTDLTGSNFRGCNLTKADFSTAVGAFLDPAQNRLKATHVPVETAVLLAQSLGMRVSGFNGDAGERPSRKKSRS; encoded by the coding sequence ATGGATGCACAGCGACTCGCCCGGGAGGACTTCTTCGAGAACGAGACGTTCACCGACCTGGACCTCCAGGGCGGTGACCTCGGCCAGAAGGAGTTCTACCGGTGCACCTTCCAGCGGTGCCAGTTGCAGGAGAGCCGCTGGAAGCAGAGCAAGCTCGAGTCCTGCGTCTTCAGCGATTGTGACCTCAGCCGCGCCCAGCTCCCGTCCACGGGACTGAGGGGCGTGCGCTTCGAGGGCTCCAAGCTGATGGGGATGGATTGGACGCCGGTGTCGTCCAACCCCGAGGTCGAGTTCGACAACTGCGTCCTGCGCTACACCTCCTTCGTGGGCCTGAGCCTGCGCAAGACGGCCTTCCTGCGCTGCTCGGCCCTGGAGGCGAACTTCTTCGACCTCGACCTGACGGAAGCGGACTTCTCCGGGACGGACCTCACGGGCAGCAACTTCCGGGGCTGCAACCTCACCAAGGCGGACTTCTCCACCGCGGTGGGCGCGTTCCTGGACCCCGCCCAGAACCGCCTCAAGGCCACCCACGTGCCCGTCGAGACCGCCGTCCTCCTGGCCCAGTCACTCGGCATGCGCGTCTCGGGCTTCAACGGCGACGCGGGCGAGCGCCCCAGCCGCAAGAAGTCCCGCTCCTGA
- a CDS encoding YdeI/OmpD-associated family protein, with amino-acid sequence MSPMKKAPTKKTATKKAPAKKTPAPKAKTPAAKKTPTEEAPIIAFAKPRDWADWLSKNHASSRGLWVKLAKKASGIESITYAQALEVALAWGWIDGLKRGFDDTAWIQKFTPRGPRSIWSKINRDKALALIEAGEMKPPGLEQVERAKQDGRWEAAYDSQSRATVPEDLSAALAANPRAAAFFSTLNSANRYAVLFRVHTAKKAETRARRIAQFVEMLARHETLHP; translated from the coding sequence ATGAGCCCGATGAAGAAGGCCCCGACGAAGAAGACCGCGACGAAGAAGGCCCCGGCGAAGAAGACGCCGGCACCGAAGGCGAAGACGCCCGCCGCGAAGAAGACGCCCACCGAGGAGGCGCCGATCATCGCCTTCGCCAAGCCACGCGACTGGGCGGACTGGCTCTCCAAGAACCATGCGTCCTCGCGAGGCCTGTGGGTGAAGCTCGCCAAGAAGGCCTCCGGCATCGAATCCATCACCTACGCACAGGCACTCGAGGTGGCGCTCGCGTGGGGGTGGATCGACGGACTGAAGCGCGGCTTCGACGACACCGCGTGGATCCAGAAGTTCACCCCGCGCGGCCCCCGGAGCATCTGGTCGAAAATCAATCGCGACAAGGCGCTGGCCCTCATCGAGGCGGGCGAGATGAAGCCACCCGGGCTCGAGCAGGTGGAACGCGCGAAGCAGGACGGACGCTGGGAGGCGGCCTACGACTCGCAGAGCCGCGCGACCGTGCCCGAGGACCTGTCCGCCGCCCTCGCCGCCAACCCCCGCGCGGCCGCGTTCTTCTCCACGCTCAACTCGGCCAACCGCTACGCCGTGCTCTTCCGCGTCCACACCGCGAAGAAGGCCGAGACCCGCGCCAGGCGCATCGCCCAGTTCGTCGAGATGCTCGCCCGGCACGAGACGCTGCATCCCTGA
- a CDS encoding universal stress protein → MKKFLVGVDGSDLSLRALRKAGEYAFGVKAQLVLAYALAPVSHLSEVYTGQLAELEASDRKNGEVILRDAARVARESGCEVSVVMLNGSPAVALAERAEHDKDIDLVVVGSRGLGAMASAILGSVTDKLVRDCKKPVLVVH, encoded by the coding sequence ATGAAGAAGTTCCTCGTGGGCGTGGATGGCTCCGACCTGTCGCTGCGTGCGCTCCGCAAGGCGGGCGAGTACGCCTTCGGTGTGAAGGCGCAGCTCGTGCTCGCGTATGCGCTGGCGCCCGTGTCCCACCTGTCGGAGGTGTACACCGGGCAGCTCGCCGAGCTGGAGGCGTCCGACCGCAAGAACGGCGAGGTCATCCTGCGCGACGCGGCCCGGGTGGCGCGCGAGTCGGGGTGCGAGGTGTCGGTGGTGATGTTGAATGGCAGCCCCGCCGTGGCCCTCGCGGAGCGGGCCGAGCACGACAAGGACATCGACCTGGTGGTGGTGGGCAGCCGCGGGCTGGGGGCGATGGCCAGCGCCATCCTCGGCAGCGTGACGGACAAGCTCGTGCGCGACTGCAAGAAGCCCGTGCTCGTCGTTCACTGA
- a CDS encoding DUF1993 domain-containing protein — protein sequence MSLSMYQASIPVFIHMMGNLSAILEKAAGYATAKKIEPSVLVNARLAPDMRPLSFQIQVASDLAKGCAARLAGIDAPSMPDTETTFPELQERIAKTIAFLKTVSAAQVDGSEEREIVLKLRGQETKFKGQPYLLTFALPNFYFHITTAYAILRHNGLDIGKSDFLGVR from the coding sequence ATGTCCCTGTCCATGTATCAGGCCTCGATCCCCGTCTTCATCCACATGATGGGCAACCTGTCGGCCATCCTCGAGAAGGCCGCCGGCTACGCCACGGCGAAGAAGATCGAGCCGTCCGTCCTCGTCAACGCCCGGCTGGCCCCCGACATGCGCCCGCTGTCCTTCCAGATCCAGGTCGCCAGCGACCTGGCCAAGGGCTGCGCCGCGCGTCTGGCGGGAATCGATGCCCCAAGCATGCCCGACACGGAGACCACCTTCCCCGAGCTGCAGGAGCGTATCGCGAAGACGATCGCCTTCCTGAAGACCGTGAGCGCGGCGCAGGTGGACGGCAGCGAGGAGCGCGAGATCGTCCTCAAGCTGCGCGGCCAGGAGACCAAATTCAAGGGCCAGCCCTACCTGCTCACCTTCGCGCTGCCCAACTTCTACTTCCACATCACCACCGCCTACGCCATCCTGCGCCACAACGGCCTGGACATCGGCAAGTCGGACTTCCTCGGCGTACGCTGA